One Tolypothrix bouteillei VB521301 DNA window includes the following coding sequences:
- the nuoB gene encoding NADH-quinone oxidoreductase subunit NuoB — MNPNENNPNGSSGKETILAPTSYGVTNQLSENIILTTIDDLYNWARLSSLWPLMYGTACCFIEFAAMIGSRFDFDRFGLIPRASPRQADLIILAGTLNVKMSQPTMRLYEQMPEPKYVIAMGACMITGGMFSADSPTAVRGADKLLPIDVYIPGCPPRPEAIMDAIIKLRKKISNDSMQERGKITQTHRYYSTTHSMKPGSRILTGEYLRSPERDKPPAALAQAMGTEMPPGLLTVGQTVTNER; from the coding sequence ATGAATCCCAATGAAAATAATCCAAATGGCTCATCTGGGAAAGAAACAATTTTAGCTCCAACAAGCTATGGAGTAACCAATCAACTTTCAGAAAATATTATACTGACGACCATAGATGACCTGTATAACTGGGCGAGGTTATCTAGCTTGTGGCCTCTGATGTACGGTACAGCTTGCTGCTTTATTGAATTTGCAGCTATGATTGGCTCCCGATTCGATTTTGACAGATTTGGTCTCATTCCTCGTGCTAGTCCGCGTCAAGCTGATTTAATCATTTTGGCAGGAACTTTAAACGTGAAAATGTCTCAGCCGACAATGCGTCTTTACGAGCAGATGCCCGAGCCAAAGTACGTTATTGCAATGGGAGCCTGCATGATTACTGGTGGTATGTTCAGCGCGGATTCTCCAACAGCTGTTCGGGGTGCTGATAAACTTTTGCCAATAGATGTGTACATACCTGGTTGTCCTCCCCGTCCAGAAGCAATCATGGATGCTATCATCAAGCTTCGCAAAAAAATCTCTAATGATTCTATGCAGGAGCGAGGTAAAATTACCCAGACCCATCGCTACTACAGCACTACCCACAGCATGAAACCCGGTTCACGCATCTTGACGGGAGAGTATTTGCGATCCCCCGAGCGCGATAAGCCACCGGCAGCGCTAGCACAAGCAATGGGAACAGAAATGCCTCCTGGTCTTTTGACTGTGGGGCAAACAGTGACCAATGAAAGATAA